A genome region from Deinococcus sp. HSC-46F16 includes the following:
- a CDS encoding VanZ family protein → MSRPARPGWWLPALLIMGTIWWLSSGSDTPGPPLRHPLDWAAHFLAYLALAFTLARATGRRGLAVVLAAWFGATDEVHQAFVPGRDAGLSDWLFGLAGAAVGAWLALGRRAVRTETPEFTDGEP, encoded by the coding sequence TTGAGCCGCCCCGCCCGGCCCGGCTGGTGGCTTCCGGCCCTGCTGATCATGGGGACGATCTGGTGGCTGAGTTCGGGCAGCGACACACCCGGCCCGCCGCTGCGTCACCCCCTCGACTGGGCGGCGCACTTCCTGGCCTATCTCGCCCTGGCCTTTACCCTCGCGCGGGCGACCGGACGCCGGGGCCTCGCCGTGGTCCTCGCCGCCTGGTTCGGCGCCACCGACGAGGTGCATCAGGCCTTCGTGCCGGGGCGCGACGCGGGCCTGAGCGACTGGCTGTTCGGCCTCGCCGGGGCGGCGGTGGGGGCGTGGCTGGCGCTGGGGCGAAGGGCCGTGCGGACGGAAACGCCGGAGTTCACCGACGGGGAACCCTGA
- a CDS encoding VOC family protein, translating into MTVTLLDHVAIATPDLGAGSAPYVALGLAPEGPDEEVPSQGVRVRAFVVGATLIELLAPTRPDSPIAAFLEKRGPGLHHTAYRVADLDAEMARLRGEGARFLSGTPTPGRAGTRVAFLHPKWGAGTLIELVEHPVGAPAH; encoded by the coding sequence ATGACGGTCACGCTGCTCGATCACGTCGCCATCGCCACCCCTGACCTGGGCGCCGGGAGTGCTCCCTACGTCGCCCTGGGCCTCGCCCCCGAGGGACCCGACGAGGAGGTGCCTTCGCAGGGTGTCCGCGTCCGCGCCTTCGTGGTGGGCGCGACCCTGATCGAGCTGCTGGCCCCCACCCGGCCGGACAGCCCCATCGCCGCCTTTCTGGAAAAGCGCGGCCCCGGCCTGCACCACACCGCCTACCGGGTCGCGGACCTGGACGCCGAGATGGCCCGGCTGCGCGGCGAGGGTGCCCGCTTCCTTTCCGGGACGCCCACGCCGGGCCGGGCCGGAACCCGCGTCGCCTTCCTCCACCCGAAGTGGGGCGCGGGCACCCTGATCGAACTCGTGGAGCACCCGGTGGGAGCCCCGGCCCATTGA
- a CDS encoding diguanylate cyclase, with translation MSSVPPPSPSEPARLAALARYRVLGTPPEASFDRITRLAAQVLGVPLAAVNLVGEDHQWTKACLGGEATETALGESFCVWTVRQEGAVLVVPDARQDPRFRDYAAVRSGAVVAYAGAPLVTPDGHRIGTLCVTAPRPRDFTPAEQETLELLAGMVVDELELRLRTEELTRARDHAHTLRDLAELMGEPLSPGEMARRALRLLGGAMRLDWAGLLHLSAQASEVLSDHASAPADGFGAEVRWRLLDPAGELRPTLLGWERVFLDDAAAVAGRCPELLTAGLASAAWLHVQVEEERHMPGGAYVLLLARLGEPAAWSEEERLLLEAAARSVGVALERAEYLQALEHAALTDALTGLGNRRALDDALDEADTRLAATGEGYVLGVVDLDGMKRVNDERGHASGDDLLREFGRGLPAPGLHAYRLGGDEYALLGPVAPGDDPTRWAERLRRQVREAVARVQAQGYPADASLGVAAVPGDAPGATGALRRADARMYEDKRERGTGRGTRRDEPAEHPLAWET, from the coding sequence GTGTCGTCCGTGCCGCCCCCCTCCCCCTCCGAGCCCGCGCGTCTGGCCGCGCTGGCCCGCTACCGCGTGCTGGGCACGCCGCCCGAGGCGTCCTTTGACCGCATCACCCGGCTGGCCGCGCAGGTGCTGGGGGTGCCGCTGGCCGCTGTCAATCTGGTTGGCGAGGACCACCAGTGGACCAAGGCCTGCCTGGGTGGGGAGGCGACCGAGACAGCCCTGGGCGAGTCCTTTTGCGTCTGGACCGTGCGGCAGGAGGGAGCGGTGCTGGTGGTCCCCGACGCCCGGCAGGACCCCCGCTTCCGCGACTATGCGGCGGTGCGGTCGGGCGCGGTCGTCGCCTACGCGGGTGCCCCCCTCGTGACCCCGGACGGCCACCGCATTGGCACCCTGTGCGTGACCGCGCCCCGGCCGCGCGACTTCACCCCCGCCGAGCAGGAGACGCTGGAACTGCTCGCCGGGATGGTCGTGGACGAACTCGAGCTGCGGCTGCGCACCGAGGAACTCACCCGCGCCCGCGACCACGCCCACACCCTGCGCGACCTCGCGGAGCTGATGGGCGAGCCGCTGAGTCCCGGCGAGATGGCGCGGCGGGCGCTGCGGCTGCTGGGGGGCGCGATGCGGCTGGACTGGGCCGGGCTGCTGCACCTCTCCGCGCAGGCGTCGGAGGTCCTGAGCGACCACGCCTCCGCCCCCGCCGACGGGTTCGGGGCCGAGGTGCGCTGGCGCCTGCTCGACCCGGCAGGCGAGCTGCGGCCCACCCTGCTGGGCTGGGAGCGCGTCTTTCTGGACGACGCGGCAGCCGTCGCGGGGCGCTGCCCCGAACTGCTGACCGCCGGGCTGGCGAGCGCCGCGTGGCTGCACGTGCAGGTCGAGGAGGAGCGCCACATGCCGGGCGGGGCCTACGTGCTGCTGCTCGCGCGGCTGGGCGAACCCGCCGCGTGGTCGGAGGAGGAGCGGCTGCTGCTGGAAGCCGCCGCCCGCAGCGTGGGCGTGGCGCTGGAGCGGGCCGAGTACCTGCAGGCGCTGGAACACGCGGCCCTGACCGATGCCCTGACCGGGCTGGGCAACCGCCGGGCGCTCGACGACGCCCTCGATGAGGCCGACACCCGGCTCGCGGCCACCGGCGAGGGCTACGTGCTGGGCGTGGTGGACCTCGACGGCATGAAGCGGGTCAACGACGAGCGCGGACACGCCAGCGGCGACGACCTGCTGCGTGAGTTCGGACGTGGGCTGCCCGCCCCTGGCCTCCACGCCTACCGTCTGGGCGGGGACGAGTACGCGCTGCTCGGCCCGGTCGCCCCCGGCGACGACCCCACCCGCTGGGCCGAACGGCTCCGCCGCCAGGTCCGGGAGGCGGTGGCGCGGGTGCAGGCGCAGGGCTACCCGGCGGACGCCTCGCTGGGAGTGGCCGCCGTGCCGGGCGACGCGCCGGGGGCGACCGGGGCGCTGCGCCGCGCCGATGCGCGGATGTACGAGGACAAACGCGAGCGCGGCACCGGGCGCGGCACCCGCCGGGACGAACCCGCCGAACACCCGCTAGCCTGGGAGACATGA
- the plsY gene encoding glycerol-3-phosphate 1-O-acyltransferase PlsY produces the protein MLLVPLLALSYLLGSIPAAAWVARARGVDIRRVGSGNSGATNVLRSVGKGPAVAVAVFDIVKGALAVLIARAAGLDDPQAALCGAAAVIGHNFSPFLGFRGGKGVATTFGTLVVLSPAAGLGMAVIGLLTVALTRLVSAGSILGGVTAALIAWITGQPLWLALLVTALVALMVWQHRDNVSRLQAGNERRLGDEG, from the coding sequence CTGCTCCTCGTGCCCCTCCTCGCCCTGTCCTACCTGCTGGGGTCCATTCCGGCCGCCGCCTGGGTCGCCCGTGCGCGGGGCGTGGACATCCGCCGGGTGGGCAGCGGCAACAGCGGCGCCACCAACGTGCTGCGCTCGGTCGGCAAGGGACCGGCGGTCGCTGTCGCCGTCTTCGACATCGTCAAGGGGGCGCTCGCCGTCTTGATCGCGCGGGCGGCGGGCCTGGACGACCCGCAGGCGGCCCTGTGCGGGGCAGCCGCCGTGATCGGGCACAACTTCAGTCCCTTTCTGGGGTTCCGGGGCGGCAAGGGGGTGGCGACCACCTTCGGCACGCTGGTGGTCCTCTCGCCCGCCGCTGGGCTGGGGATGGCCGTGATCGGGCTCCTGACCGTCGCCCTGACCCGGCTGGTCTCGGCCGGAAGCATCCTGGGGGGCGTGACGGCGGCGCTGATCGCCTGGATCACGGGGCAGCCGCTGTGGCTGGCCCTCCTCGTGACGGCCCTCGTCGCCCTGATGGTCTGGCAACACCGCGACAACGTCAGCCGCTTGCAGGCGGGCAACGAGCGGCGGCTGGGAGACGAGGGCTGA
- a CDS encoding aspartate-semialdehyde dehydrogenase, producing the protein MRVAIVGATGAVGHELLRVLEKSTLNLDELQLYASPRSAGSTLSFAGREITVQATPEGAIDADVILASAGGSISQALAPAWVAGGAVVIDNSSAFRYDPEVPLVVPEVNGEAALRHKGIIANPNCTTAIAAVAVAPLHRAFGVRRMIVSTYQATSGAGQKGMEELLSQTHRVLHDQTPQAEVFAHPIPFNVIPHIDSFQDNGYTREEMKVVWETRKIIGDESLQISCTAVRIPTLRTHAEAITLELERPATPEQAREILRAAAGVEVRDDPAGKLYPMPLTATGKYDVEVGRIRSSLVFEGGLDLFVAGDQLLKGAALNAVQIAEYLQAQGALRGRVTG; encoded by the coding sequence ATGCGCGTCGCCATTGTGGGAGCCACCGGAGCGGTCGGCCACGAACTTCTGCGGGTGCTGGAAAAAAGCACGCTGAACTTGGACGAATTGCAGCTCTACGCCAGCCCGCGCTCGGCGGGCAGCACCCTCTCCTTCGCGGGGCGCGAGATCACCGTGCAGGCGACCCCGGAAGGGGCCATCGACGCCGACGTGATCCTGGCCTCGGCGGGCGGCTCGATCAGCCAGGCCCTGGCCCCGGCGTGGGTGGCGGGGGGCGCGGTCGTGATCGACAACTCCAGCGCCTTCCGATACGACCCGGAGGTGCCCCTCGTGGTCCCCGAGGTCAACGGGGAGGCGGCCCTGCGGCACAAAGGCATCATCGCCAACCCCAACTGCACCACGGCCATCGCGGCGGTGGCGGTCGCGCCGCTGCACCGGGCGTTCGGCGTGCGCCGGATGATCGTCTCGACCTATCAGGCCACGAGCGGGGCCGGGCAGAAGGGCATGGAGGAACTGCTGAGCCAGACCCACAGGGTCCTGCATGACCAGACCCCGCAGGCCGAGGTCTTCGCCCATCCCATCCCCTTCAACGTCATCCCGCACATCGACAGCTTTCAGGACAACGGCTACACCCGCGAGGAGATGAAGGTGGTCTGGGAGACGCGCAAGATCATCGGGGACGAGTCGCTCCAGATCAGTTGCACCGCCGTCCGCATTCCGACGCTCCGCACCCACGCCGAGGCGATCACGCTGGAACTGGAGCGCCCGGCGACCCCCGAACAGGCCCGCGAGATTCTCCGGGCGGCGGCGGGCGTGGAGGTCCGCGACGACCCGGCGGGCAAGCTCTACCCCATGCCCCTGACCGCGACGGGCAAGTACGACGTGGAGGTCGGGCGCATCCGCTCCAGCCTCGTCTTCGAGGGCGGACTGGACCTCTTCGTGGCGGGCGACCAACTGCTCAAGGGCGCGGCCCTCAACGCCGTGCAGATCGCGGAATACCTGCAAGCGCAGGGGGCGCTGCGGGGGCGGGTCACGGGCTAA
- a CDS encoding rhomboid family intramembrane serine protease, with protein sequence MRSPSLPPHRPRSLVGAALLLTALLVGGVWVQEVVDQFAFGGRLDLYGIVPRDPARLENVLAAPFLHGGFGHLIANTGPLAVLAFMGALRGVGRFLAANAVIIVLGGGLVWLLGRGGSLHLGASLLVFGYLAYLLGVGWWERTPGAILAALLALFLYGGVLWGVLPTNPLVSWEAHLFGFVAGLVAAAWLHGRRPPRQASSYSPPTRF encoded by the coding sequence ATGCGCTCCCCTTCCCTGCCCCCGCACCGTCCCCGCTCCCTGGTGGGGGCGGCCCTGCTGCTGACGGCGCTGCTGGTCGGCGGCGTGTGGGTGCAGGAGGTCGTGGACCAGTTTGCGTTCGGGGGACGGTTGGACCTGTACGGCATCGTCCCGCGTGACCCTGCCCGGCTGGAGAACGTGCTGGCCGCGCCGTTCCTGCATGGCGGCTTCGGGCATCTGATCGCCAACACCGGGCCACTGGCGGTGCTGGCCTTTATGGGAGCGCTACGCGGAGTGGGGCGCTTCCTGGCGGCGAATGCTGTGATCATCGTGCTGGGTGGCGGGCTGGTGTGGCTGCTGGGGCGGGGCGGGAGCCTGCACCTGGGGGCCAGCCTGCTGGTCTTCGGGTATCTCGCCTACCTGCTGGGCGTGGGCTGGTGGGAGCGGACGCCGGGGGCGATCCTGGCGGCGCTGCTGGCCCTCTTCCTGTACGGCGGGGTGCTGTGGGGCGTGCTGCCCACCAATCCGCTCGTGTCGTGGGAGGCGCACCTGTTCGGCTTCGTGGCGGGGCTGGTCGCGGCGGCGTGGCTGCATGGGCGGCGGCCTCCGCGTCAGGCCAGCTCATATTCCCCACCTACGAGGTTCTGA
- a CDS encoding NUDIX domain-containing protein → MSLPPPDGSWYVRPPDLPERASVGAVVLRREGGEWHVAVVVEPGEYFQLPKGGLESGETHEEALYRELREEAGLTVVRLVADLGVLERQNYARTRWQVTRSFLGVTEEVGVTPLEPGFRLEWRPLDAVPPLFWPEQGQLVERVRQNLVGGEYELA, encoded by the coding sequence GTGAGCCTTCCGCCGCCCGACGGGTCGTGGTATGTCCGGCCCCCGGACCTCCCCGAGCGGGCCAGCGTGGGCGCGGTGGTCTTGCGGCGCGAGGGTGGGGAGTGGCACGTGGCCGTCGTCGTGGAGCCGGGCGAGTATTTCCAGCTTCCCAAAGGCGGGCTGGAATCCGGCGAGACGCACGAGGAAGCCCTGTACCGCGAACTGCGCGAGGAGGCGGGGCTGACGGTGGTGCGCCTCGTGGCCGACCTCGGCGTGCTGGAGCGGCAGAACTATGCCCGGACGCGCTGGCAGGTGACGCGCTCTTTCCTGGGGGTGACCGAGGAAGTCGGCGTGACGCCGCTGGAACCTGGTTTCCGGCTGGAATGGCGCCCTCTGGACGCGGTGCCGCCCCTCTTCTGGCCGGAGCAGGGGCAGTTGGTCGAGCGGGTGCGTCAGAACCTCGTAGGTGGGGAATATGAGCTGGCCTGA
- a CDS encoding VOC family protein has protein sequence MSAAIPDHLVVAARTLDEGRAWLEGRLGVPTQPGGEHARFGTHNALLSLGPDLYLEVIAVNPAAPAPTRARWFGLDTPDLQERLEDGPVLIHWVARVPDLPGVHLSHHGEALELSRGEHRWTLTVPADGSLPGGGVVPSLIEWHTPPPPTRLPDAGVRLLTLRLGTPDPDALRARLDALPLAGDVEVYEAPQPELSAMLETPGGMVTL, from the coding sequence ATGTCCGCCGCCATTCCCGACCACCTCGTCGTCGCCGCCCGCACGCTGGACGAAGGCCGGGCGTGGCTGGAAGGCCGCCTGGGGGTGCCCACGCAGCCCGGCGGCGAGCACGCCCGGTTCGGCACCCACAACGCGCTGCTGTCGCTGGGGCCGGACCTCTACCTGGAGGTCATCGCGGTCAATCCGGCGGCCCCAGCTCCGACCCGCGCGCGCTGGTTCGGGCTGGACACGCCGGACCTCCAGGAGCGGCTGGAGGACGGCCCGGTCCTGATTCACTGGGTCGCCCGCGTGCCGGACCTGCCGGGGGTCCACCTTTCCCACCATGGGGAGGCGCTGGAACTGTCGCGCGGCGAGCACCGCTGGACGCTCACCGTTCCGGCGGACGGCTCGCTGCCGGGGGGTGGGGTCGTCCCCAGCCTGATCGAGTGGCACACGCCCCCCCCGCCCACGCGCCTGCCCGACGCCGGGGTCCGCCTGCTGACCCTGCGCCTGGGCACCCCCGACCCCGACGCCCTCCGCGCCCGGCTGGACGCCCTGCCCCTCGCGGGCGACGTGGAGGTGTACGAAGCTCCGCAGCCGGAGTTGTCCGCGATGCTGGAGACGCCGGGGGGCATGGTCACCCTGTGA
- a CDS encoding NAD(P)/FAD-dependent oxidoreductase, whose product MGDIVVVGAGLAGLTAARVLTRAGRRVRVLEAAGHVGGRVASRVVDGYTLDAGYQVLFPAYPALRRNVDLAALDLVPVAPAGVVRRGERADVVGDPRRDLASLPSTLTTKALTLADKVRVARLAARLALPAPHTLLVGPDETTESYLRRQGFSEAALTNFFRPFFGGIFLRRDLHTSARLFRYYFRMLLDGGAALPRAGVGELPRQLAAGLEVTTGVRVTALRPRPGGVTLVTSAGELDASNVLVATDADTAAALTGEPLSRGRLGSTYLHYASETRLDPQPRLLLNAEEGFINNAQWVSEAIPERAPAGGHLLTVTVLGVPNLDDDALDARVRGELSRWYGGGAAGLRTLHIERIPFAQFPQPPEYAATLAGHATGLPGVLLASEVTSMSSIQGAMESGEKAAAILLGDPVGMSRPRGA is encoded by the coding sequence ATGGGTGACATCGTGGTGGTGGGCGCGGGCCTCGCCGGGCTGACGGCGGCGCGGGTGTTGACGCGGGCAGGGCGGCGGGTGCGGGTGCTGGAGGCGGCGGGGCATGTCGGCGGCCGGGTGGCGAGCCGGGTGGTGGACGGCTACACGCTGGACGCGGGGTATCAAGTGCTCTTTCCGGCGTATCCGGCGCTGCGGCGGAATGTGGACCTCGCGGCGCTGGACCTCGTGCCGGTCGCCCCGGCGGGCGTGGTGCGGCGCGGCGAGCGGGCGGACGTGGTGGGGGACCCCCGCCGGGACCTTGCCAGCCTGCCCTCCACCCTGACGACGAAGGCCCTGACCCTGGCGGACAAGGTGCGGGTGGCCCGCCTCGCCGCGCGGCTGGCGCTGCCCGCCCCCCACACCCTGCTCGTTGGCCCGGACGAGACGACCGAAAGCTACCTGCGGCGCCAGGGCTTCAGTGAGGCGGCACTGACGAACTTCTTCCGGCCCTTTTTCGGGGGTATCTTCCTGCGGCGGGACCTGCACACGAGTGCGCGGCTGTTTCGCTACTACTTCCGGATGCTGCTGGACGGCGGCGCGGCGCTGCCCCGCGCGGGCGTGGGCGAGTTGCCCCGGCAGCTCGCGGCGGGGCTGGAGGTGACGACCGGGGTGCGGGTGACCGCGCTGCGGCCCCGGCCGGGCGGCGTGACCCTGGTGACGAGCGCCGGAGAACTGGACGCTTCCAACGTTCTCGTGGCGACCGACGCGGACACCGCCGCCGCCCTGACCGGCGAGCCGCTCTCGCGCGGGCGGCTGGGAAGCACCTACCTGCACTACGCCTCGGAGACCCGGCTGGACCCCCAGCCCCGGCTGCTCCTGAACGCCGAGGAGGGTTTTATCAACAACGCCCAGTGGGTCAGCGAGGCGATTCCAGAGCGGGCGCCCGCCGGGGGCCACCTCCTGACGGTGACGGTGTTGGGAGTCCCCAACCTCGATGACGACGCCCTCGACGCCCGCGTGCGCGGCGAGCTGAGCCGCTGGTACGGGGGAGGGGCTGCCGGGCTGCGAACCTTGCACATTGAGCGCATTCCTTTCGCCCAGTTCCCCCAGCCGCCCGAGTACGCCGCGACCCTGGCAGGGCACGCGACCGGGCTGCCCGGCGTGCTCCTCGCATCCGAGGTCACCTCCATGAGCAGCATCCAGGGCGCGATGGAAAGCGGCGAGAAGGCGGCAGCGATCTTGCTCGGCGACCCGGTGGGCATGAGCCGTCCGCGCGGGGCCTAG
- a CDS encoding GNAT family N-acetyltransferase: MPLVPLAFNDSSAARLMTAQQRELRTLYGDTDERTEPFDPAVLAGEGSVLLGVEEDGELLACGALKRLDPESAEVKRMYTVPAARGRGLGRQILAGLIERGRALGYTRLVLETGDRQAEALHLYESAGFRRIPNYGYYVGMEESLCYGLELGEAAESGRDG; encoded by the coding sequence ATGCCCCTCGTCCCCCTGGCCTTCAACGACTCCAGCGCCGCCCGCCTGATGACCGCGCAGCAGCGCGAGTTGCGGACCCTCTACGGCGACACCGACGAGCGCACCGAGCCCTTCGACCCCGCCGTGCTCGCGGGCGAGGGCAGCGTGCTGCTGGGGGTGGAGGAGGACGGCGAGCTGCTGGCCTGCGGTGCCCTCAAGCGCCTGGACCCGGAGAGCGCCGAAGTCAAGCGCATGTACACTGTCCCGGCAGCGCGGGGTAGGGGGCTGGGGCGGCAAATTCTGGCTGGTCTGATTGAGCGGGGGCGGGCGCTGGGCTACACGCGGCTGGTGCTGGAAACCGGCGACCGTCAGGCCGAGGCCCTGCACCTTTACGAGTCGGCGGGCTTCCGGCGCATTCCCAATTACGGGTACTACGTGGGGATGGAGGAGAGCCTGTGCTACGGGCTGGAGCTGGGGGAAGCGGCTGAGAGCGGACGGGACGGCTGA
- a CDS encoding class I SAM-dependent RNA methyltransferase codes for MSDALLTLEIEKLVAGGLGLSRDESGVVLVRGALPGERVEAEVRAGRGVRQGVTRRVLTPSPDRVDAPDLPTVDLAHAAYPAQLRYKRGFVEEALTRIAKLRHPVAETVPSPREWRYRNTAQYLVTPAGLAYRERRGRDPQPVGQDPLVMEAIQAVMDRIDPELLDPATEVAFRASRLTGEVVAALIGAGEPRVFLRASDHLMDAGVVGVSLAEPAGRRFGAGVRLIAGESEVQEQFGRVQVGVTATGFAQVNPEAAGLAYLRAAELAGQGTHAVDLYGGSGAIGRHLSPRFTRVTVLDSAPEALARGRQAAALSGERNVTYRSGDAARFSELGVDVIVVDPPRAGLEPEAREHIQASTADRLVYVSCDPATWARDVGDFVRRGWKLGSVTPHDFYPQTSHVEVVSVLER; via the coding sequence ATGTCTGACGCTCTGCTCACGCTGGAAATCGAAAAACTGGTCGCCGGAGGGCTGGGCCTGTCCCGCGACGAGTCCGGCGTGGTGCTGGTGCGCGGCGCCCTGCCCGGCGAACGGGTGGAGGCCGAGGTCCGCGCGGGCCGGGGTGTGCGCCAGGGCGTGACCCGCCGGGTGCTGACCCCCAGCCCCGACCGGGTGGACGCCCCCGACCTGCCCACCGTGGACCTCGCGCACGCGGCGTACCCCGCCCAGCTCCGGTACAAGCGCGGCTTCGTGGAAGAGGCGCTGACCCGGATCGCCAAGCTGCGGCACCCGGTCGCGGAGACGGTGCCCAGCCCGCGCGAGTGGCGCTACCGCAACACGGCGCAGTACCTCGTGACCCCGGCGGGCCTCGCCTACCGCGAGCGCCGGGGCCGGGACCCGCAGCCGGTGGGCCAGGACCCCCTCGTCATGGAGGCGATTCAGGCCGTGATGGACCGCATTGACCCCGAGCTGCTCGACCCCGCCACCGAGGTTGCCTTCCGCGCCAGCCGCCTGACGGGGGAAGTGGTCGCGGCGCTGATCGGGGCGGGCGAGCCGCGCGTGTTCCTGCGGGCCTCCGATCACCTGATGGACGCGGGCGTGGTCGGCGTCAGTCTCGCGGAACCCGCCGGGCGGCGCTTTGGGGCGGGCGTGCGCCTGATCGCGGGCGAGTCCGAGGTGCAGGAGCAGTTTGGGCGGGTGCAGGTCGGCGTGACCGCGACCGGCTTCGCGCAGGTGAACCCGGAGGCGGCGGGGCTGGCCTACCTCCGTGCGGCGGAGCTGGCCGGGCAGGGCACGCACGCCGTGGACCTCTACGGCGGCTCGGGGGCCATCGGGCGGCATCTCTCGCCCCGCTTCACCCGCGTGACCGTGCTGGACTCGGCGCCCGAAGCGCTGGCGCGGGGGCGGCAGGCGGCGGCCCTGAGCGGCGAGCGCAACGTGACCTACCGCAGCGGCGACGCGGCCCGCTTCAGCGAGCTCGGCGTGGACGTGATCGTGGTGGACCCGCCCCGCGCCGGGCTGGAGCCGGAGGCCCGCGAGCACATCCAGGCCAGCACTGCCGACCGTCTGGTGTACGTGAGCTGCGACCCCGCGACCTGGGCGCGGGACGTGGGCGACTTCGTGCGCCGGGGCTGGAAGCTGGGGTCCGTGACCCCCCACGACTTCTACCCCCAGACCAGCCACGTGGAAGTCGTAAGCGTGCTGGAGCGGTAG
- a CDS encoding CocE/NonD family hydrolase, whose protein sequence is MEVPGLSLPDLPGAARLTLPPREDTPGDVTLGGYLWRQPRPAPAALLLHGWGQDASDMATPARLLHAAGWHGVSLSLRGWRGSGGCDDYGRSGPGDLGRALAWLEAQPWVTQTAVVGLSLGGLVALLAAAQGHRAGRTVAVNPPADLRGVYAGTTSGILRRYYDAVLTPAQWVDGSPLTHAERIGGPTWVVIGPEDRICPPELGRTLAARAGARLLEVPGLAHVPDGEQWARVVGETLGPS, encoded by the coding sequence GTGGAGGTCCCCGGCCTCTCGCTGCCCGATCTGCCCGGCGCCGCCCGACTCACGCTTCCCCCACGAGAAGACACACCGGGGGACGTGACGCTGGGCGGCTACCTGTGGCGCCAGCCCCGACCGGCCCCCGCCGCCCTGCTGCTGCACGGCTGGGGGCAGGACGCGTCCGACATGGCAACCCCAGCCCGGCTGCTCCACGCGGCAGGCTGGCACGGGGTCAGCCTCTCGCTGCGCGGTTGGCGCGGGTCGGGCGGGTGCGACGACTACGGGCGCAGCGGGCCGGGCGACCTCGGGCGGGCGCTGGCGTGGCTAGAGGCTCAGCCGTGGGTGACCCAGACGGCCGTGGTGGGCCTCTCGCTGGGGGGCCTCGTCGCGCTGTTGGCGGCGGCGCAGGGCCACCGGGCGGGGCGCACCGTGGCCGTCAATCCGCCCGCCGACCTGCGTGGGGTGTACGCGGGCACGACTTCGGGCATCCTGCGTCGCTATTACGACGCGGTGCTGACCCCGGCGCAGTGGGTGGACGGCTCGCCCCTCACGCACGCGGAGCGTATCGGCGGGCCGACCTGGGTGGTGATCGGCCCCGAGGACCGCATCTGCCCGCCGGAGCTGGGGCGCACGCTGGCGGCGCGGGCGGGGGCGCGGCTGCTGGAGGTGCCGGGCCTGGCCCACGTGCCGGACGGGGAGCAGTGGGCGCGGGTGGTGGGGGAGACGCTCGGGCCGTCCTGA